In Tsuneonella dongtanensis, a single window of DNA contains:
- a CDS encoding VOC family protein — protein sequence MSAASLFMVTLVVPDMDDGIAHFTHDWGFALSADTRHVSGHRWVEIDPGHGARLRLVEATTDAHRAAIGNQAGGRVAFFLNIDDFDATIARWAANGVEIAEPAWTADYGRVAVMRDRFGNRWDVLDAQFEKAA from the coding sequence ATGAGCGCAGCCTCGCTTTTCATGGTGACCCTGGTCGTGCCCGACATGGACGACGGCATCGCGCATTTCACTCACGACTGGGGCTTCGCGCTTTCAGCCGACACCCGCCATGTCTCGGGCCACCGCTGGGTGGAGATCGATCCCGGGCATGGCGCGCGGTTGCGCCTCGTCGAAGCGACCACCGACGCGCATCGTGCGGCGATCGGCAACCAGGCCGGGGGCCGCGTCGCGTTCTTCCTGAACATCGACGATTTTGATGCGACGATCGCCCGCTGGGCCGCGAACGGCGTCGAGATCGCCGAACCCGCTTGGACCGCTGATTATGGACGGGTCGCGGTGATGCGCGACCGCTTCGGCAACCGCTGGGACGTCCTCGACGCGCAATTCGAGAAAGCTGCATGA
- a CDS encoding enoyl-CoA hydratase/isomerase family protein has product MTDEVLIHRHGAVGHISLNRPKALHALTLDMCHAMSAALSEWEHDDGIEAVILDHAEGRGFCAGGDINLLRESALTDGGVSGRRFFHDEYQLNHQMMTYPKPIVAFMDGITMGGGVGIALPCKYRVATENTRFAMPETGIGLFPDVGGGWHLSRLPGRLGQFLALTGARLDGAECLWAGIATHYVPSDLLAEAKSRIIEKPGRIPGQLSEMVGSPPRARIEDNADKIARHFRSDRYEDILASLESDDSEWAAKERDTLGTKSPQTCKVALRQLATSATLDDFADNMAMEYRIASRVLLRPDFAEGVRAVIVDKTNDPRWDPATPEDVSEELLDSIFAPLPEDEEWQPL; this is encoded by the coding sequence ATGACCGACGAAGTACTGATCCACCGCCACGGCGCGGTGGGCCACATATCGCTCAATCGCCCCAAGGCGCTCCACGCGCTGACGCTGGATATGTGCCATGCGATGAGCGCCGCGCTCAGCGAATGGGAACATGACGATGGGATCGAGGCGGTAATCCTCGACCATGCCGAGGGGCGCGGGTTCTGCGCCGGCGGCGACATCAACCTGCTGCGGGAAAGCGCGCTGACCGACGGCGGCGTGTCGGGGCGCAGGTTCTTCCACGACGAATACCAGCTCAACCACCAGATGATGACCTATCCCAAGCCCATCGTGGCCTTCATGGACGGCATCACGATGGGCGGTGGCGTGGGCATCGCCCTGCCGTGCAAGTATCGCGTCGCGACCGAGAACACCCGGTTCGCCATGCCGGAAACGGGGATTGGCCTGTTCCCGGACGTCGGCGGCGGTTGGCACCTTTCGCGCCTGCCGGGACGCCTCGGCCAGTTCCTTGCGCTTACCGGTGCGCGGCTCGACGGGGCGGAATGCCTCTGGGCGGGAATCGCGACCCACTACGTCCCGAGCGATCTGCTCGCCGAGGCGAAATCGCGGATCATCGAGAAGCCCGGCCGCATTCCCGGCCAGTTGTCGGAGATGGTCGGCTCGCCGCCCAGGGCGCGGATCGAGGACAACGCCGACAAGATCGCGCGGCATTTCCGCTCGGACCGCTACGAGGACATCCTCGCCAGTCTCGAAAGCGACGACAGCGAATGGGCGGCGAAGGAACGCGACACGCTCGGCACCAAGAGCCCGCAGACCTGCAAGGTCGCGCTGCGCCAGCTTGCAACGAGCGCGACCCTCGACGACTTTGCCGACAACATGGCGATGGAATACCGCATCGCGAGCCGCGTGCTCCTGCGTCCCGATTTCGCAGAAGGGGTGCGCGCCGTGATCGTCGACAAGACCAACGACCCCAGGTGGGACCCGGCCACGCCCGAGGATGTGAGCGAGGAGCTGCTGGACAGCATCTTCGCGCCGCTGCCCGAGGATGAGGAGTGGCAGCCGCTGTGA
- a CDS encoding enoyl-CoA hydratase-related protein, with protein MADYETITVEQRDAVTLITLNRPQALNALNSQVLEDLIGAFAAYEGDPGQRCAVLTGAGDKAFAAGADIKEMADKPAADFYLDDFFARWTSDLVKKVRKPWIAAVNGFALGGGCELAMMADFIVASDKARFGQPEINLGVAPGMGGSQRLTRAVGKAKAMEMCLTGRMMGAEEAERSGLVAHVFPHENLLEKALEIAATIASKPPMAAIANKEMVNAAFETTLDQGLIIERRIFQILTASEDKAEGMAAFIEKREGKWKGR; from the coding sequence ATGGCCGACTACGAAACGATCACCGTCGAACAGCGGGACGCGGTCACGCTCATCACGCTCAACCGCCCACAGGCGCTGAACGCGCTCAATTCGCAGGTACTCGAGGACCTGATCGGCGCGTTCGCCGCATACGAGGGCGACCCCGGCCAGCGCTGCGCAGTGCTCACCGGCGCGGGCGACAAGGCCTTCGCGGCCGGCGCCGACATCAAGGAAATGGCCGACAAGCCCGCGGCCGATTTCTACCTCGACGATTTCTTCGCTCGCTGGACAAGTGACCTGGTCAAGAAGGTCCGCAAGCCGTGGATCGCGGCGGTCAACGGCTTTGCGCTCGGCGGCGGGTGCGAGCTTGCCATGATGGCGGACTTCATCGTCGCGAGCGACAAGGCGCGGTTCGGCCAGCCCGAGATCAACCTCGGCGTCGCGCCCGGCATGGGCGGCAGCCAGCGCCTGACCCGCGCGGTAGGCAAGGCCAAGGCGATGGAGATGTGCCTCACCGGCCGGATGATGGGCGCCGAGGAGGCCGAACGCAGCGGCCTCGTCGCGCACGTCTTCCCGCACGAGAACCTGCTCGAGAAGGCACTCGAGATCGCCGCGACGATCGCGAGCAAGCCGCCGATGGCCGCGATCGCGAACAAGGAAATGGTGAACGCCGCGTTCGAGACCACGCTCGACCAGGGCCTGATCATCGAGCGCCGCATCTTCCAGATCCTCACCGCGAGCGAGGACAAGGCCGAAGGCATGGCCGCCTTCATCGAAAAGCGTGAGGGTAAGTGGAAGGGGCGCTAG
- the mmsB gene encoding 3-hydroxyisobutyrate dehydrogenase, with protein MKIAFIGLGNMGGGMAANLVKAGHAVNAFDLSDTALDVARENGCTTFTDAAAACESVDAVVTMLPNGAIVKSVYADSVIGKAPAGAVLLDCSTIDVATAREVIGLAEAGGYDMVDAPVSGGIAAANGGTLTFMVGGSDTAFERARPILECMGKAVIHAGPAGNGQAAKICNNMLLGIHMIGTCEAFAMAEKLGLDPQTFYDISSVSSGQCWSMTSYCPVPGVGPTTPADNDYKGGFAAGLMLKDLRLAMEAAEAVDAPVPLAARARALYEDFVGAGNAEVDFSGIIRTLK; from the coding sequence ATGAAGATCGCCTTTATCGGCCTCGGCAACATGGGCGGCGGGATGGCCGCGAACCTCGTCAAGGCGGGGCACGCGGTGAACGCGTTCGACCTCTCCGACACGGCGCTCGATGTGGCGCGGGAGAATGGCTGCACGACCTTTACCGACGCCGCGGCGGCATGCGAGAGCGTCGACGCGGTGGTCACGATGCTGCCCAACGGTGCGATCGTGAAGTCGGTCTACGCCGACAGCGTGATCGGCAAGGCGCCCGCCGGCGCGGTGCTGCTCGACTGTTCGACGATCGACGTCGCCACTGCGCGCGAGGTGATCGGACTGGCCGAAGCGGGCGGATACGACATGGTCGACGCGCCCGTGAGCGGCGGGATCGCGGCGGCCAACGGCGGCACACTGACCTTCATGGTGGGAGGGTCGGACACGGCTTTCGAGCGCGCCCGGCCGATACTCGAATGCATGGGCAAGGCGGTGATCCACGCGGGCCCCGCCGGCAACGGACAGGCAGCCAAGATCTGCAACAACATGCTGCTCGGCATCCACATGATCGGCACCTGCGAGGCCTTCGCGATGGCCGAGAAGCTGGGGCTCGATCCGCAGACGTTCTACGACATCAGCAGCGTGAGCAGCGGCCAGTGCTGGTCGATGACGAGCTATTGCCCGGTCCCGGGTGTCGGCCCGACGACGCCAGCCGACAACGACTACAAGGGCGGCTTCGCGGCCGGACTGATGCTCAAGGACCTGCGCCTTGCCATGGAAGCTGCGGAGGCCGTCGATGCCCCCGTGCCGCTCGCCGCCCGGGCGCGCGCTCTCTACGAGGATTTCGTCGGTGCGGGGAATGCAGAGGTCGACTTCTCCGGCATCATTCGGACACTGAAGTAG
- the tatC gene encoding twin-arginine translocase subunit TatC, whose product MVFKIPEIDETQAPLLDHLIELRARLLRAFTALLLAFFVCLYFAKPILGFLVQPLLDAGQTKLIFTKLYGQFFVELKVALWAAFFVSFPVIANQLWAFVAPGLYAKEKKAFLPFLLATPVLFIGGGALAYYVVMPTAFHWFLGFEGTQGGVEIEALPNSEDYLGLVMQFILAFGLSFLLPVLLLLLNTAGIVSRAQLVGARRYMIVFAFVIAAIATPPDVISQLMLAIPLILLFEGALAVMYFTERKAAEEAKEEAAEAATSVSE is encoded by the coding sequence ATGGTCTTCAAGATCCCCGAAATCGACGAAACGCAGGCCCCGCTGCTCGACCACCTGATCGAGCTGCGCGCGCGGCTGCTGCGCGCATTCACGGCGTTGCTGCTGGCATTCTTCGTGTGCCTCTACTTCGCGAAGCCGATCCTCGGCTTCCTGGTACAGCCGCTGCTCGATGCCGGGCAGACCAAGCTGATCTTCACCAAGCTCTACGGCCAGTTCTTCGTCGAACTGAAGGTGGCGCTGTGGGCGGCATTCTTCGTGAGCTTCCCGGTGATCGCCAACCAGCTCTGGGCCTTCGTCGCGCCGGGGCTCTATGCCAAGGAGAAGAAGGCCTTCCTGCCGTTTCTCCTCGCCACGCCGGTGCTGTTCATCGGCGGCGGCGCGCTGGCCTATTACGTCGTCATGCCGACAGCGTTTCACTGGTTCCTCGGTTTCGAGGGGACGCAGGGCGGGGTGGAGATCGAGGCGCTGCCCAATTCCGAGGATTACCTCGGCCTCGTCATGCAGTTCATCCTCGCGTTCGGCTTGAGCTTCCTGCTGCCGGTGCTCCTGCTGCTGCTCAACACCGCGGGGATCGTCAGCCGGGCGCAACTGGTCGGGGCGCGGCGCTACATGATCGTGTTCGCGTTCGTGATCGCGGCGATCGCCACCCCGCCCGACGTAATCAGCCAGCTGATGCTGGCGATCCCGCTGATCCTGCTGTTCGAGGGCGCATTGGCGGTGATGTATTTCACCGAGCGAAAGGCGGCAGAGGAAGCGAAGGAGGAGGCCGCCGAAGCGGCTACTTCAGTGTCCGAATGA
- the tatB gene encoding Sec-independent protein translocase protein TatB yields MFGIDWQELLVIVFIAVVVIGPKDLPRAMRTAGKWLGKIRRTSNHFRSGIEAMIREAELEEMEKKWAEQNAQIMAQVPQVDLSDHEMKPLPAADRGPTAESRVAEAPQPVAEEPPADPPATDEPQLPLR; encoded by the coding sequence ATGTTCGGAATAGACTGGCAGGAACTGCTGGTCATCGTGTTCATCGCGGTGGTGGTGATCGGTCCCAAGGACCTGCCGCGGGCGATGCGCACCGCGGGCAAGTGGCTCGGCAAGATCCGCCGCACGTCCAACCATTTCCGCTCGGGCATCGAAGCCATGATCCGCGAGGCCGAGCTCGAGGAGATGGAAAAGAAGTGGGCCGAACAGAATGCCCAGATCATGGCCCAGGTGCCGCAGGTCGACCTGTCCGACCACGAGATGAAGCCGCTGCCCGCAGCTGATCGGGGACCGACCGCGGAATCGCGGGTCGCGGAGGCTCCCCAACCGGTCGCTGAAGAACCGCCCGCCGATCCACCGGCGACCGACGAACCGCAATTGCCGCTGCGCTGA
- a CDS encoding twin-arginine translocase TatA/TatE family subunit, whose protein sequence is MGSFSIWHWLIVLLVVLVLFGKGRVGDIMGEFGKGIKSFKKGIADDEAEANAKAAAAKPVHSLEGPHHDAKPASEAAKDPHVGAEHRD, encoded by the coding sequence ATGGGCTCGTTTTCCATCTGGCACTGGCTGATCGTGCTGCTCGTCGTGCTCGTCCTGTTCGGCAAGGGCCGGGTGGGCGACATCATGGGCGAATTCGGCAAGGGCATCAAAAGCTTCAAGAAAGGCATCGCCGACGACGAGGCCGAGGCGAACGCCAAGGCCGCGGCGGCCAAGCCCGTCCACAGCCTCGAAGGTCCGCACCACGATGCCAAGCCCGCTTCCGAAGCGGCGAAGGATCCCCACGTCGGCGCCGAGCACCGCGACTGA
- the scpB gene encoding SMC-Scp complex subunit ScpB, whose product MSTELERALEATLFAAEEPMTAEALAGHLGGAAAGEVRDALRRLSTHYEPRGVHLVERGGRWHFQTAPDLAHVLRREREAVRRLSRAATEVLAIVAYHEPVSRAEIEAIRGVQTSSGTLDVLMEAGWVRVAGRREVPGRPVIYATTPEFLQHFGLESRKDLPGIDELKAAGLLDPVDDAFDAMTTTDDAEAEAGNEAADTLD is encoded by the coding sequence GTGAGCACCGAGCTCGAACGCGCGCTCGAGGCGACGCTGTTCGCCGCCGAGGAGCCGATGACCGCCGAAGCACTCGCCGGCCATCTCGGCGGGGCAGCCGCAGGCGAGGTACGCGATGCGCTGCGCCGGCTGTCCACCCATTACGAGCCACGCGGGGTGCACCTCGTCGAGCGCGGCGGGCGCTGGCACTTCCAGACCGCGCCCGACCTTGCGCATGTCCTGCGCCGGGAACGGGAGGCGGTTCGTCGGCTGAGCCGCGCGGCGACCGAGGTGCTGGCGATCGTCGCCTACCATGAACCGGTCAGCCGGGCCGAGATCGAGGCCATACGCGGGGTACAGACCTCCTCCGGCACGCTCGATGTGCTGATGGAGGCGGGCTGGGTGCGGGTAGCCGGGCGGCGCGAGGTGCCGGGCCGGCCGGTGATCTATGCGACGACGCCCGAATTTCTGCAGCATTTCGGCCTCGAATCGCGCAAGGACCTGCCGGGAATCGACGAACTCAAGGCCGCGGGCCTGCTCGATCCGGTCGACGATGCGTTCGATGCGATGACCACGACCGACGACGCAGAGGCCGAGGCTGGCAATGAGGCGGCCGATACCCTAGATTAG
- a CDS encoding segregation and condensation protein A, whose translation MIEDALVLDLGDQPADDWSGPAAAQTDDAALYLELDNWEGPLDLLLDLARRQKVDLKAISILSLVDQYIAYIERAEALRLELAADYLVMAAWLAYLKSALLLPKEEQEDPSPEELALRLQLRLARLAAMREASARLMGRDRLGRDVFLRGAPEGLRTDRKTLWQCDWFTLVQAYGQVNARTAPVVHMVRDRPVMTLDSALDRVSAMLGVTLDWMEIRQFLPPHAEPRLRRSALASSFVAALELARLGKAELAQDEAFGPLRLRRASA comes from the coding sequence GTGATCGAAGACGCGCTCGTGCTCGATCTCGGCGACCAGCCCGCCGACGACTGGTCCGGCCCCGCTGCCGCGCAGACCGACGACGCCGCGCTCTATCTCGAACTCGACAACTGGGAAGGTCCGCTCGACCTGCTGCTCGACCTCGCCCGGCGACAGAAGGTCGACCTCAAGGCGATTTCGATCCTCTCGCTGGTCGACCAGTACATCGCCTATATCGAGCGGGCCGAGGCGCTCCGGCTCGAGCTGGCCGCCGACTACCTCGTCATGGCCGCCTGGCTCGCCTACCTGAAATCGGCGCTGCTGCTGCCCAAGGAGGAGCAGGAAGACCCGAGCCCCGAGGAACTCGCGCTCCGGCTGCAGTTGCGACTGGCGCGGCTGGCGGCGATGCGCGAGGCCTCCGCGCGGCTCATGGGCCGCGACCGTCTGGGGCGCGACGTGTTCCTTCGCGGCGCGCCCGAGGGTCTCCGGACCGACCGCAAGACGCTGTGGCAATGCGACTGGTTCACGCTCGTCCAGGCCTATGGGCAGGTCAATGCGCGCACTGCGCCCGTCGTCCACATGGTTCGCGACCGTCCGGTGATGACGCTCGATTCGGCCCTCGACCGTGTGTCGGCGATGCTCGGCGTCACGCTCGACTGGATGGAAATCCGCCAGTTCCTGCCGCCGCATGCCGAACCGCGCCTGCGCCGCTCGGCACTCGCCTCCAGCTTCGTCGCTGCGCTCGAGTTGGCGCGGCTGGGCAAGGCCGAGCTCGCACAGGATGAGGCGTTCGGCCCGCTCCGGCTACGGCGCGCCTCGGCGTGA
- the nagZ gene encoding beta-N-acetylhexosaminidase, which produces MTPAIFGLSGLTLTDDERAFFRECDPAGYILFGRNIDTMDQVRALTDDLRTIHGREKLLVSIDQEGGRVARLRPPNFSAFPAGAAFEALYDIAPSSAIAAARANAQAMGIELAEAGITVDYHPPLDVRQPGAHDVIGDRAFGSEPLRVAALGRATLDGLAEAGVAGCIKHMPGHGRSMCDTHKELPTVTASEDELETDLAPFRALKDAPVGMTGHLIFTAWDPEHPATQSPTVIRDVIRGNIGFGGLLLTDDLDMEALSGSVPERAEIAIKAGCDLALNCWAKMDDMTGIADRLPSMSAETAARLDRALAGTGRPPEGDKTELLATRDRLLAIVGANA; this is translated from the coding sequence ATGACCCCCGCAATTTTCGGACTGTCCGGACTGACATTGACCGACGACGAACGGGCGTTCTTCCGTGAATGCGATCCGGCTGGTTACATCCTGTTCGGCCGCAACATCGACACGATGGACCAGGTCCGCGCGCTGACCGACGACCTGCGCACGATCCACGGACGCGAAAAGCTGCTCGTCAGCATCGACCAGGAAGGGGGGCGGGTCGCCCGATTGCGGCCGCCCAACTTCAGCGCGTTTCCCGCGGGCGCCGCCTTCGAAGCCCTTTACGACATCGCGCCCAGCTCCGCGATCGCCGCGGCGCGGGCCAACGCGCAGGCGATGGGGATCGAGCTGGCCGAGGCAGGCATCACGGTCGACTATCATCCGCCGCTCGATGTGCGGCAGCCGGGCGCGCACGACGTGATCGGCGACCGCGCCTTCGGCAGCGAGCCGCTTCGGGTGGCAGCCCTGGGTCGCGCGACCTTGGACGGGCTGGCCGAGGCGGGCGTCGCCGGCTGCATCAAGCACATGCCCGGCCACGGCCGCTCGATGTGCGACACGCACAAGGAACTGCCCACGGTCACCGCGAGCGAGGACGAACTCGAGACGGACCTCGCCCCGTTCCGCGCGCTGAAAGACGCTCCGGTCGGAATGACCGGGCACCTGATCTTCACGGCCTGGGACCCCGAGCATCCGGCCACCCAGTCGCCCACCGTCATCCGCGATGTGATCCGCGGCAACATTGGCTTTGGCGGTCTTCTGCTGACCGACGATCTGGACATGGAGGCGCTGTCGGGCTCGGTGCCCGAACGCGCGGAAATCGCGATCAAGGCCGGGTGCGACCTCGCGCTCAATTGCTGGGCCAAGATGGATGACATGACCGGCATCGCCGATCGCCTGCCGTCGATGTCCGCCGAGACGGCCGCTCGCCTCGACCGCGCGCTGGCGGGGACGGGCCGTCCGCCCGAAGGCGACAAGACCGAATTGCTCGCCACGCGAGACAGGCTGCTCGCGATCGTGGGGGCGAACGCGTGA